A region from the Leptospira venezuelensis genome encodes:
- a CDS encoding tetratricopeptide repeat protein codes for MKITFKTALLCISLLMVSGLSSEDDSVQSQIRSLINFGKYQEAGEILKPLLENNPTDVTLGLFQTEIWIGIGENLYQKKQYKSAFPYFSKAFEAWPSHPLLRSRYEELKGKKLVDQIKVEAQPKVGKLSLESQTKNTLIVLADPEILELTNQLKDKLKFRITELEQNTVVADERVEILNVPQKWTLALLGISLFTNLLLSVLLFRKR; via the coding sequence ATGAAAATCACATTCAAAACTGCTTTGTTGTGTATTTCCCTTTTAATGGTATCTGGACTTTCTTCCGAAGACGACAGTGTTCAATCGCAAATACGAAGCTTAATTAATTTCGGAAAATACCAAGAAGCCGGAGAAATCCTAAAGCCCTTGTTAGAAAATAATCCTACTGATGTAACCTTAGGTCTTTTTCAAACCGAAATATGGATTGGAATTGGAGAGAATCTCTATCAGAAAAAGCAATACAAAAGTGCCTTCCCATATTTTTCAAAAGCATTTGAAGCTTGGCCTAGTCATCCTCTTTTGCGCTCTCGTTATGAGGAATTAAAAGGAAAAAAGTTAGTAGATCAAATTAAAGTAGAAGCGCAACCGAAAGTAGGCAAGTTATCTTTGGAATCACAAACTAAAAATACCTTAATAGTTTTAGCTGATCCAGAAATATTAGAATTAACAAATCAACTTAAAGACAAGCTAAAATTTAGGATCACCGAGTTAGAACAAAATACTGTTGTAGCTGATGAGAGGGTGGAGATCTTAAATGTTCCTCAAAAATGGACATTAGCCTTATTGGGAATTTCACTTTTTACTAATTTACTTTTATCGGTTTTACTCTTTAGAAAGCGATAG
- a CDS encoding Kelch repeat-containing protein: MRLLSIKNFSLSSSIFPKGIPLYLFISFITIIGCDSPFAWGEDNNDLKVDSFWIQPGSTKIAVNLKCSAESDAYAYAVGSSNSQISISLSQAKAHYLPIQDLTPDSNYTLVFGCGKISDSNPTRIPFTTWVSDQPIVSRGIYLVGGVDGNGYPIAEVDLFDPVESKWYPAFTSVPTPRSFALTIYHKGKIFVMGGAKRASGGSWTVTDEVEAFDPFTKTWTSFSPMPATLHGAIGGSSGDEIYAIAGSTSLNTTSGTLLNTVYRFYPEIGLTGTWASPFTSQTSIFPKIDMSSCVFDGTFYFTGGRQYNDGSASATSDSYIPSLNATSAITESSLITARHGAAIACYRPQTGDPSPGASKYVLIAGGSSGSNFFQPVTSVSPVSNYEVYAISTTTNAYATGPSLLQALYFPAMEISYDINQAYVFGGASTINVPTDFVYSIGLSNPTAGPWTLSAQKMPRARYGHKAVILR, translated from the coding sequence ATGAGATTATTATCTATTAAAAATTTTAGTCTAAGTAGTTCAATTTTCCCTAAAGGTATTCCGTTATATCTTTTTATCTCATTCATTACTATAATTGGTTGTGATTCTCCATTCGCATGGGGAGAAGATAATAACGATCTTAAGGTTGATTCTTTTTGGATTCAACCAGGCTCTACTAAAATAGCAGTGAATTTAAAATGTTCTGCCGAATCAGATGCATACGCATATGCAGTAGGTTCTTCCAATTCTCAAATCAGTATAAGTTTATCGCAGGCAAAAGCACATTATCTTCCTATCCAAGATTTAACTCCGGATTCTAATTATACTTTAGTTTTTGGATGTGGTAAAATATCCGATTCGAATCCGACTCGTATTCCGTTTACTACTTGGGTAAGCGACCAACCAATAGTTTCCAGAGGAATTTATTTGGTAGGCGGTGTGGATGGTAATGGATATCCAATAGCTGAAGTAGATTTATTTGATCCCGTAGAATCTAAATGGTATCCAGCTTTCACTTCCGTTCCTACTCCTAGAAGTTTTGCTCTTACTATCTATCATAAAGGAAAAATCTTTGTGATGGGAGGAGCCAAGAGAGCTTCGGGGGGAAGTTGGACTGTAACAGATGAGGTAGAAGCCTTTGATCCATTTACTAAAACTTGGACCTCGTTTTCTCCAATGCCTGCAACTTTGCATGGGGCTATAGGTGGAAGTTCTGGAGATGAAATATATGCTATCGCTGGAAGTACTTCTTTAAATACCACTTCCGGTACTCTTCTGAACACAGTATATCGCTTTTACCCCGAAATAGGTCTGACTGGAACTTGGGCGAGTCCTTTTACTTCCCAAACATCTATATTCCCGAAGATAGATATGTCTAGTTGTGTATTTGATGGAACCTTCTATTTCACTGGAGGTAGACAGTACAATGATGGTTCTGCATCAGCGACATCAGATAGTTATATTCCTTCTCTAAATGCAACCTCTGCTATAACTGAATCATCCTTGATTACCGCAAGACATGGAGCAGCTATAGCTTGTTATCGTCCACAAACAGGAGATCCGAGTCCTGGAGCTTCAAAATATGTTTTGATAGCTGGAGGATCAAGCGGTTCGAATTTCTTTCAACCTGTTACAAGCGTTTCACCTGTATCAAACTATGAAGTTTATGCGATATCCACTACAACCAATGCCTATGCGACTGGACCATCGCTTTTACAGGCTTTGTATTTTCCTGCGATGGAAATATCTTACGATATAAATCAGGCTTACGTTTTTGGTGGAGCTTCAACAATTAATGTTCCAACCGATTTTGTTTACTCAATAGGATTATCAAATCCAACTGCGGGTCCTTGGACTCTCTCTGCTCAAAAAATGCCGAGAGCACGCTACGGTCATAAGGCGGTCATCTTAAGATGA
- a CDS encoding LA_3334 family protein, translated as MINKIISSYKTIRSIERNLITRSIYWRLLLFSIILSLSSPILAADLLLSNGDGFILDLISEDERAVTVSWKNRVYVIPRSEVLKLDASRKGPHSSYRTSHFILKDSTSIRGVLAEEKESSYTVKTDLGYLDIDKSRIKNTKIPQDQDAKLPLEFLSEKLAQPETKWGGSLSTYGGLGSIANSAPLWLSGSLFIEPAYFKLGERNQLGIRVDALGSSGGTNTRYSVLMPEIYLFRGFGFSEERNFYLSFGIGPAAVQTKSGGETQAGVVPGAHLEIGYQGWRWETSFLRVGGKVLCFADASSPFCTAGLEFSFGARL; from the coding sequence ATGATAAATAAGATAATTAGTAGTTATAAAACAATTAGAAGCATTGAGCGTAACTTAATTACACGGTCAATCTATTGGCGGCTTCTATTATTTAGTATTATATTAAGCCTATCATCTCCAATTCTTGCGGCTGATTTACTCCTTTCAAACGGAGATGGGTTTATTCTAGATCTAATTTCCGAAGACGAACGAGCTGTCACCGTTTCCTGGAAAAATCGAGTCTATGTTATACCTAGATCCGAAGTATTGAAATTAGATGCTAGCAGAAAAGGACCTCATTCCTCTTATCGGACTTCGCATTTTATCTTAAAAGATAGCACATCAATTCGGGGAGTTTTGGCAGAGGAAAAGGAATCATCTTATACCGTTAAAACAGATTTAGGTTACTTAGATATAGATAAGTCTCGAATCAAAAATACAAAAATTCCTCAGGACCAAGATGCAAAACTTCCCTTAGAATTTTTAAGTGAGAAATTAGCTCAACCTGAAACAAAATGGGGAGGGTCCCTTTCTACCTATGGGGGATTAGGATCTATCGCAAATTCCGCTCCACTATGGTTGTCAGGTTCTTTATTTATCGAACCAGCTTACTTTAAATTAGGAGAACGTAATCAACTCGGTATTAGAGTTGATGCTCTCGGTTCTTCCGGTGGAACAAATACAAGATACTCCGTTTTGATGCCGGAAATTTATTTGTTTAGAGGATTTGGTTTTTCAGAAGAAAGAAACTTTTATTTATCCTTCGGGATTGGACCTGCTGCTGTTCAAACTAAATCAGGAGGAGAAACTCAAGCTGGGGTAGTTCCTGGTGCTCATTTAGAAATCGGTTATCAAGGATGGAGATGGGAGACCAGCTTTCTTAGAGTTGGGGGGAAAGTTTTATGCTTCGCTGATGCTTCCTCGCCATTTTGTACTGCGGGGTTAGAATTTTCTTTTGGAGCAAGACTATGA